The following coding sequences lie in one Arachis stenosperma cultivar V10309 chromosome 5, arast.V10309.gnm1.PFL2, whole genome shotgun sequence genomic window:
- the LOC130980772 gene encoding uncharacterized protein LOC130980772, whose product MVVNPAYIEMRGLRRFGRRWQWDRMEGRLVKVVGQRRTIGTLMATHRRGRTRSRAESRNEQPADNYAEFMAAMVNLTNTMEANTAATLQAVQRLGQPTGNGNGDDNRNDNPEENGDNMGAFYKKYFPESARETKEMELMQLKQGSLSVADYTSRFEELCRFSKYAKGRGNQSKISPDLTCVRCGCFHPNDSCKIGIGGCFNCGLPGHITRDCTCGKNPNAGQSQHQGRVFAMNAKDVAKTDPLMRGNCLIGGKIFVALYDIGASHSFILFDKVEELGLKMSELAFELHVHTPHQTVMARSGYRQVGFKLEGRDFVHDLICLPMCQGYILLAANSLGDNQNLDQIPIVRDFLKVFPKDIPEFPPQRDIELEPGAGPVSIAPYRMAPIELAELKTQLEELLNKRFIQPSVSPWGASVLLLNKVTVKNKYPLPRIDDIIDQLQGAGVFSKIDLRSGYHQIRVKEDDISKIAIRTRYGHYKFALMSFGLTNAPAVFMDYMNKVFCPFLEKFMVVFIDDILVYSKMVKEHKEHMRIVF is encoded by the exons atggtggttaatcccgcttacaTTGAGATGCGAG gattgaggaggttcggaaggcggtggcaatgggatcgcatggagggTAGGTTGGTGAAGGTTGTGGGACAGCGGAGAACT aTAGGAACCCTAATGGCCACTCACAGACGAGGTCGTACACGTTCACGAGCAGAGAGTAGAAATGAGCAACCGGCCGATAACTATGCCGAATTCATGGCGGCAATGGTTAACCTTACAAATACCATGGAGGCAAATACTGCTGCGACTCTGCAAGCTGTGCAGAGGTTGGGCCAACCGACTGGGAATGGTAATGGAGATGACAACAGAAATGATAATCCGGAAGAAAATGGTGATAACATGGGAG ctttctataagaagtactttcctgAATCTGCAAGGGAAACGAAGGAGATGGAACTTATGCAGTTGAAGCAAGGTTCCTTATCTGTGGCGGACTATACTAGCCGATTTGAGGAGCTCTGTAGGTTCTCTAAG TATGCCAAAGGAAGAGGGAATCAGAGTAAGATTTCTCCAGATTTAACTTGTGTGCGTTGTGGATGTTTTCATCCAAATGACTCTTGCAAGATTGGTATAGGTGGTTGTTTTAATTGTGGTTTGCCTGGTCATATTACGAGAGATTGCACTTGTGGGAAGAACCCGAATGCGGGTCAGAGTCAACACCAAGGGCGAGTGTTTGCTATGAACGCCAAGGATGTTGCTAAGACGGATCCTCTAATGAGAGGTAACTGTTTAATTGGTGGTAAAATCTTTGTTGCATTATATGATATTGGAGCTTCGCAttcatttattttgtttgaCAAAGTTGAGGAACTAGGCTTGAAAATGTCAGAATTGGCATTTGAATTGCATGTACATACTCCGCATCAGACGGTTATGGCTAGGTCAGGTTATAGGCAAGTAGGTTTCAAGCTTGAGGGTAGAGACTTTGTGCATGACTTGATCTGTTTACCAATG TGTCAGGGTTATATTCTGTTGGCTGCAAATTCGTTAGGTGATAATCAGAACCTTGATCAAATCCCGATAGTTAGAGACTTTTTGAAGGTGTTCCCGAAAGATATTCCTGAGTTCCCACCTCAAAGGGACATTGAATTAGAGCCGGGAGCTGGACCAGTATCGATTGCACCGTATCGAATGGCTCCGATAGAGCTGGCTGAATTAAAGACTCAGTTGGAAGAGCTTTTGAATAAGAGGTTCATTCAACCGAGTGTATCTCCGTGGGGAGCGTCAGTTTTATTG TTAAACAAAGTGACGGTGAAGAACAAGTATCCATTACCTAGAATCGATGACATAATTGATCAATTGCAAGGAGCTGGGGTGTTTTCCAAGATTGACTTAAGATCCGGTTACCATCAGATAAGGGTGAAAGAGGATGACATTTCGAAAATAGCGATTAGGACACGCTATGGACACTACAAGTTTGCGttgatgtcctttgggttgacgaatgCACCTGCTGTGTTCATGGACTACATGAACAAAGTATTTTGTCCTTTTTTGGAGAAATTCATGGTGGTTTTCATAGACGACATCTTAGTTTATTCTAAGATGGTGAAGGAGCATAAGGAACACATGAGAATTGTGTTTTGA